The window ATTGGGTCAGCACAAGGCTGTTGTTCGTTACGCAGAAGGTATGGAAGCAAAAATCCAGATCTCTGTTGAAAGAGCTTAATTAGCGACTAGGTTTCGCTTTGTCGAAAATTTTTAAGGGACCCCACAAGGGTCCCTTTTTTATTTCTTGAAAATACTTCCCACCGTCTTTGCAAGGGCCGCTCTTTGGGTTTTAAGTCCGACGCAGGTTCAATGCGCGTATGCATAAGAGATCGTTATATTAAATATTTGAAAAATTGTATTGCACTGGTTCCATTTTGGGTGTTTAAAAGTCCCAATTTGGAGGGGGTCCTATGAAACTCACTATTTTTAAAGCAGCTCTTGTTACAGGTCTTTTGGGATCTTTAATTGCCTGCTCTCCTGCGCAACAAAACTCAGTTCAACTTGGTGCTGATAGCACATCTATAATTGGTGGGGCTCCCGTTGAATCCAAAGACGCCATTGGCAAGTCCACCGTGGCTTTAGTTGCCTCTGTGGTGACTCAAGACGGACAAGAAGGGCAATTCATCTGCACAGGCTCTTTGTTGACGAATAACGTGGTTTTAACAGCCGGCCACTGTGTTCCTGAAGTCGGTTCTGAATATAAAGAGGTCGCTCTTTACGTTATCTTCAATACGGATTTGAATAACATGCAAAGAGGCGATGTTCGCCTTGTTGTTGATCATGTTATTCACGAAGGCTACGGCAAAATTGGCGAACAAGGTGAAGATGCTCACGATCTAGCTCTTGTAAAATTTGCAGGCCCTATGGCGGCAGGCTACCAATTGGCGAAATTCTTGGATGACGAGTCGCTTTTGACTACGGGTAAAAAGGTCACTTTAGCTGGTTACGGTTTGATCGAAACTGATGGTGTTAACACTAAAAGCGACAACAAACTTCGCAAAGTCGATGTAGAGATTGTTGAGGACTTTGGTAAACACGAAATTCTTCTGGATCAAACTCAAGGAAAAGGCGCTTGCCATGGTGACTCTGGCGGTCCTGCATTTCTTGAAATCAACGGCACTCAATATGTATGGGGTGTTACAAGCCGTGGCGCTGGTAAAGATGGCAAAGACGATTGTTCTTTGGTCAGCGTTTATACAAAAGTTAAGTCAGAAGCGACCTTCGTTAAGGACGCGTTGCAAAAGCTTTCTGGAAAATAAACTCTGCATAGAGTTGAAGTTAAAAAGGCTCCCTTCGAGGAGCCTTTTTTATTTTAGAGTTCATAACTCTTTCTAAGCGCTCTGTTCGTTCTGCATTTCAAGAAAAACCAACTGAAGGTACTCAGCCATCACCTCACGCAACTCTTCAATGGTGAGCGTCTCCGGGCTTTTCCCGTACTTTTCCAATAGGGCGTTGAATTCGCGTTCGACAGGATCCTGAGGCAGTCCGGTTGCCGTAATCACTGTCTTTGCTAAAGTTTCTCCCATGATCAGCCTCCGTGCTTAACAAGGGTCTCGCTTAGTAAGACGCTTTGACTAAATCAAGAGGTTAAACAGAACTCAATTCCAAAAGTGACCTTTAGTCTTTGGTCCAGGTGTCTATTTACGGCGATGTGAATGCTGCTTGGACCAGCGCGCTTTGGGAAGATTCCAGTATAAGAACGGCAGCAACACACGTCGGGGCAACAAACGGCGGATGTAATAAAATAAGGTCGCATCTAAAGTCGCCGGAATCCAAAGGGGAGGATTTTCTTGCTTCATGACCTTCAAGATCTGGCGAGCGATCTTTTCCGGCGTAGTAAGAGACATATTCATCATCTTTTCCACAAACGGTGTCATGTTCTGATAGAAGTCACAGTAGGGCCCACTCCAGTTGCGCGTCGGATCTGAAAGTTCTGTATGATAGACGTTCCGGAAAGAATTGCTGTGGATAAAACCTGGCTGTACCAATGTGATTGTCACCCCGAACGGCCGCATCTCATACCAAAGCGCTTCGCTCGCCCCCTCCAGTGCGAACTTGGAGGCTGAATAGGAAGCCATGGTCGGCATTGCCAACATCCCACTGACTGAAGAGACGTTGATGATCTTTCCACGGCCGGTGGCCCGCATGTGAGGCAACGAAAGACGAATCAACCCCATGGGTCCGAAATAATTCGTCGCCATCTGCCGTTCCTCATCTTTTTCGGTCATGTGTTCGATCACAGAGCGATAGGAAATGCCGGCATTGTTAACAAGAATATCAACCCCACCCCAGTGCTTTTGGATTTCGTTATAAAGACGAATGCGATCGTCCTCTGAAGTGACATCTAGTGAACGCATTATGAAGCGATCATCTTCAAGAAAGTGATTGCGAAGGCTGGGCAGGCTGTGTTCGCGCGCGGTGGCGACAACTCGATACTCGTCGTGTTCGTGAAGGAGCTTCGCTAAAGCCAACCCAATACCACTTGAACAACCCGTGACAAGAACCACAGGTTTGAAACTTTGGGCCTTTTTACGCTGAAAAAGATGAAGTAAGGGCTTCATAGAAGCCCATTATCTTAAACTGGTGCGCCTGGTGCAAAGTTTTTAGGTCTGCCGCCTGGCATCGGAGGTGGAGCTTGCGGCGGTGGCATTGAATTGATGTTGCGTTCTTCAGGTTCTGCATCACGGAATCTGTTGTACTGAGCATCAAAACGCATTTTCACCGGGCCGGTAGCACCGTTACGCTGTTTACCGACGATAACTTCCGCATGACCTTGTTTGTCTGGATTTTCCTTATCGTAATAATCGTCACGATAAAGCATCATGATCACGTCGGCGTCTTGCTCGATAGAACCGGACTCACGTAGATCTGAAAGCATCGGTTTTTTCTCAGTACGGCCTTCGACGCCACGGTTAAGCTGCGCCAGAGCGATGACAGGAATTTGCAATTCTTTGGCAATCGCTTTTAAAGACTTCGAGATTTCCGCGACCTCTTGCTCGCGCGATGACATTTTTTGTTTCATGCTCATCAACTGCAAGTAGTCGATCATGATCAAATCAAGACCATGTTCGGCTTTAAGACGTCGTGCTTTCGAGCGAATTTCAAACGGCGAAACACCAGGAGTATCATCGATAAAAATGCTCGCCTCTGAAAGCAAGCTCGCCGCATGAATAAGGCGCGGCCATTCGGAGTCACTGACCCGACCATTACGAAGCGAGCCCAAGCCCACCTTCGCTTCGGCGGCTAACATACGCATCATCATCGACTCTTTACCCATCTCTAAAGAGAAATAGGCCACTGTCTTCTTTAACTTCAAAGCGACGTGCTGAGCGATATTCAGAGAGAAGGCTGTTTTACCCATGGAAGGACGAGCTGCGATGATCGTCATCTCGCCCGGATGCAGACCGGCGGTCATTTCAT is drawn from Bdellovibrio sp. ArHS and contains these coding sequences:
- a CDS encoding trypsin-like serine protease, which translates into the protein MKLTIFKAALVTGLLGSLIACSPAQQNSVQLGADSTSIIGGAPVESKDAIGKSTVALVASVVTQDGQEGQFICTGSLLTNNVVLTAGHCVPEVGSEYKEVALYVIFNTDLNNMQRGDVRLVVDHVIHEGYGKIGEQGEDAHDLALVKFAGPMAAGYQLAKFLDDESLLTTGKKVTLAGYGLIETDGVNTKSDNKLRKVDVEIVEDFGKHEILLDQTQGKGACHGDSGGPAFLEINGTQYVWGVTSRGAGKDGKDDCSLVSVYTKVKSEATFVKDALQKLSGK
- a CDS encoding SDR family oxidoreductase — encoded protein: MKPLLHLFQRKKAQSFKPVVLVTGCSSGIGLALAKLLHEHDEYRVVATAREHSLPSLRNHFLEDDRFIMRSLDVTSEDDRIRLYNEIQKHWGGVDILVNNAGISYRSVIEHMTEKDEERQMATNYFGPMGLIRLSLPHMRATGRGKIINVSSVSGMLAMPTMASYSASKFALEGASEALWYEMRPFGVTITLVQPGFIHSNSFRNVYHTELSDPTRNWSGPYCDFYQNMTPFVEKMMNMSLTTPEKIARQILKVMKQENPPLWIPATLDATLFYYIRRLLPRRVLLPFLYWNLPKARWSKQHSHRRK
- the dnaB gene encoding replicative DNA helicase; this encodes MSTRIPPQNIEAEQSILGGLMLDREALDQVGDILVAEDFYKPGHQKIFNAIKDLHSKNQPVDIITVTNTLQGEGTMEMAGGPEYLISLLDKTISAANITTHAKIVKDKATLRKLIQVNSSLIERAYDQDFADVESFVDQAESEIFKVGEAKTNTGLVGSMEIVRSSIKKLEELYKNQVEVTGLATGFKRLDEMTAGLHPGEMTIIAARPSMGKTAFSLNIAQHVALKLKKTVAYFSLEMGKESMMMRMLAAEAKVGLGSLRNGRVSDSEWPRLIHAASLLSEASIFIDDTPGVSPFEIRSKARRLKAEHGLDLIMIDYLQLMSMKQKMSSREQEVAEISKSLKAIAKELQIPVIALAQLNRGVEGRTEKKPMLSDLRESGSIEQDADVIMMLYRDDYYDKENPDKQGHAEVIVGKQRNGATGPVKMRFDAQYNRFRDAEPEERNINSMPPPQAPPPMPGGRPKNFAPGAPV